TGGAAAAAGCGCGTAAACAAGGGCAAGTAGCACGTAGTAATGACGTGAGTTCGGCGCTGATTATGCTATTCACCGTGCTCTATTTTATGTTGGCGTGGGATTGGATCGTCGATCAGTTCAAAGAAATGTTCAGCATTGTACCCCGCCTATACACCATGCCATTCCCGCAAGCAGTGGAAGTCGGTTTTAAAACCATGCTGGAAAGCGCTCTATACGGCATCGCGTTACCCTTTGCCATGATCACAGTAGTGGCGGGTATTCTGGGGAATATTGTGCAATTTGGTTTCGTCTTTTCCTTTGAACCCATTATTCCCAAGCCGGAAAAAGTTAGCTTATCCAGTGGTTTCAAACGCATTTTTTCCGCCAAGCAATTCGTCACGACCTTACTCTCGCTGTTGAAAACCATCATTATTGGGGCAATTTTGCTGATTGTGTTACGCGCGGGGTTGAGCGAGTTATTGCACGCCATTAAACAATGCAACGTTGAATGCCAACAAACCGTCATCGAAGACTTAACCAGTCAACTCATGTTGTACATTTTGCCCATACTTATTTTTATCGCCGTACTCGATTTTTTATTTCAAAGCCAGCAATTCATTAAAGATCAGCGCATGACCAAAGAAGAAGTCAAAAAAGAAATGAAAGACATCTTTGGGGATCCGCATGTGCGTTCGGCACGCCAAGGCATTCGGCGCGAACTCTCCGAACAGGACATCAAGAAGCGTATTAGTACCGCTCGGCTGGTGATTCTCGACATGGGGGTTGCGGTTGCGTTGCAATACGAAGCGGGTAAGACCCCATTACCCATTATCGTGGCCATTGGTAAAAATAATATGTCACGTAAAATGGCAGAAATTGCCACCCTTGAAAATGTACCCGTCGTCAGTGACCCTGGGTTGGTGCAAGATTTGCTTAGCGAGGGCAAATTAGACCAATACATACCCGAAAAAACCATTGATAGAGTCGCTAATTTATTGCGCCAAACCCAAGGGAAGGTCAAAAAATAAATGGATGTATTATGGAACAAGAAAAACAGCCAATGACCTTGGCGCAGCGCTTACAAAAAAGCTGGGCAGATTTAAGACAAACCAATGTGCGGGCGCAAGCCCACTACACGGTTTTTCGTACCACCCAGCACATCAAAAACAAAAATGGCTTGGTAAAACAATACCAGCAACGTTTTGCCGCTGGGTGGGAAAAATGGCTGGGTGTCGGCGCAGGCATCACTGGCGTTTTCATGCTACTCAACCCTGACGGGCTGTGGCGCTGGCAGTTTGTGCTCGTTCTTGGTGGTGTGTTGATCGCGCCACTGTTAGCTGACTTGTGGCATTCCCTGAAAAAAGTGTTCACCGAATACCCCGGCAAACAGCTTATCGGGCAAGTGATTACGTTAGAACAAGGAATTGTGGAGGGCGCAGGCAGTATCCGTTTAGATAATCTCGAATGGCAACTGGCGGGAGACGATTGCCCTGCGGGAACGCAAGCCAAGATTATTGCCATTAACGACCGGACTTTATACATAACGCCCCTCAGCCAAACCGCATAAGCCATTACAAGGATCAGGAGCACCGTTTTCATGCAGTCGAGCGCCTCACAAGAGTTTCTCACCAACCTAACCCGGCGCAGTGACATAGCGCTGGCGTTATTGCTGGTCGCGATCATTGCCATGATGATTTTGCCCATGCCCACCTTGGTCATGGACATGCTGATTGCCCTGAACATGAGCATTGCGATCTTATTGATGATGTTGGGTATTTACATTCCACACCCGCTGGCAATTTCCTCGTTTCCGTCGATTTTATTATTGACCACGCTGTTTCGTTTATCGTTAAGTATTGCTACTACCCGTTTGATTTTGCTGGAAGCGGATGCCGGTCACATTATTCAAACCTTCGGCGAATTCGTGGTGGGTGGTAATTTAATTGTCGGTTTGGTCGTGTTCCTAATCATTACGATTGTGCAATTCATCGTCATTACCAAAGGCTCAGAACGTATCGCCGAAGTTAGCGCCCGCTTTTCCTTGGACGCAATGCCCGGTAAGCAGATGAGTATCGACAGCGATATGCGGGCAGGTCTGATTACTTTGGCGGATGCACGTCATCGCCGTTCTAACCTTGAAAAAGAAAGCCAATTGTACGGCGCTCTCGATGGCGCGATGAAATTCGTCAAAGGGGATGCGATTGCGGGGCTGATTATTATCTTAGTCAACATCCTCGGTGGCATAGCCATTGGCACGATGCAGCGCGGAATGCCAATGGGCGAAGCCGTCGAACTCTACTCCATTCTCACCATTGGTGACGGGCTGGTATCGCAAATTCCCGCCCTATTCATTTCCATCACCTCCGGCATTATTGTCACCCGTGTGCGGGGAGAAGATGATGCCAACTTAGGCAGCGACATTGGTGGGCAAATGCTGGCGCAACCCAGTGCCTTGCTTGCCGCCGCCGGTATTGTGGGCGCAATGGGGTTAGTCCCCGGCTTTCCGACCATGGTGTTCTTTTTCCTCGCTATTTTGCTAGGCTTCACCGGTATGGCCTTGCGCAAAGTGCAAAATCAGATGGAATTCGCCGATGCCGAAATCACCACCGTCATCGGTCAACAAGATAGCAGTAAAATGGCGCTTGGCAGCAGCGAACCTCAAGCCGCGTTGGAAGACATGCAGCCACTCTCACCCGCTTTAGTCGAACTGCCTGCGCAAGCCAAAAACTTGTTCTCACTCGACACTTTGAATCAAGATTTCATGCGCATCCGCCGCGAGTTCTACCAAGACATGGGTGTGCCATTGCCCGGCATCAGCCTGCGAATTTCCTCGCAATTGAATAATGACAACTACCAGATTTCAATTCGCGGCGTTCCTGTGGCACAAGGCAACCTCAAACCCGCGAGTGCAACCGCATTACCCGCTACGCCCCCCTCCAGCGACAAAACAGCGGCTGACTTGGTAGCCAGTGGCACGCGCCCGACACCCGACAATATTCAGGCCATTAGCTTCCACCTCGCGTATGTATTACGCAAACATGCGTCGGAATTCATCGGCATTCAAGAAATGCACACCCTCTATAACAAGCTGGAACAATCCAGTTACACCGAACTGGTGCGCGAAGTGCAACGTGCGGTCAACACCCCGAAAACCGTGGATGTATTCCGGCGCTTGCTGAATGAAGGCATATCCATCCGCGATCTTCGCCAAATTCTCGGCACGCTGGTCGAATTTGGCGAAATGGAAAAAGACACCAGCATGTTGGCAGAACGGGTGCGCATCAGCCTCAAACGCCAGTTGTCTTACACCTTTACCAATGGCACGGGCGTATTGCCGGTCTACATGTTCGCCCCCGAAACCGAGAAATTGCTGCAAAACAGCCTGCGCCAAACCCCCAATGGCGTATTTTTCGCACTTAATCCCGAAGCCACCGAACAATTCACCAGCGCTTTGCGGGAACTCGAAACCGAACATGCCAAAGACAAAGTGCGCCCGGTTATTCTCACTAATTTGGAATTGCGCCGCCATATTCGCCGCCATCTCGAAACCAGCTTCCCCGACTTGCCGGTCATCTCAGTGCAGGAACTCACTACCAGCATTTCCCTCAATCCGATTGGCGAGATCAGGCTGACATGAGACCGCGTACCCCACTGAGCCACGTCACCGAACGCTTGCGCAATAACCTCGAAAAATGCACGCCACTGGTATTACACGGGCGCATTGTGCAAGTCACCGGCACGGTGGTTCGTGCCATTGTGCCGCGTGTCAAACTCGGCGAATTATGCTTGCTAAAAAACAGCGGCGATCCACGCGAAATTCCTGCGGAAGTCATCGGTTTTGAGCAAAATATTGCACTACTCGCCCCGATCGGCGATATGCAAGGCGTATCCGCGCACACCCAAGTGATTACCACCGGCAAAATGCTTGAGGTCGGCGTTGGCGAACACCTGCGCGGCTGCGTGCTCGATGGCATTGGGCGCGTGCAAGAAAATCCTGGCAGACCGTTACCGACTTTCACCGAATACTACCCCATCTACGCCAATCCACCCGATCCACTCTCCCGCGATAGGGTGAGTAGCCCGCTATCGCTGGGGATTCGCTCAATGGATGCGTTGATTACCTGCGGCATCGGGCAGCGCATCGGTGTATTTGCCGGTGCTGGGGTCGGTAAAAGTTCCTTACTTAGCATGTTGGTGCAACACGCGGCGGTGGACGTTTACGTGGTCGCCCTCATCGGCGAACGTGGGCGCGAAGTGCGCGAATTCATGGAAGAAGCCTTGGGCGAGGCGGGGATGCAAAAAACCGTTCTCATCGTTGCCACCTCTGATCGCCCAGCGATTGAACGTCTCAAAGCCGCTTATGTTGCCACCGCAGTTGCCGAATACTTCCGCGACAAAGGCAATAATGTTTTATTGCTAATGGACTCGCTGACCCGTTTTGCACGAGCGCAACGCGAAATCGGCTTAGCCGCTGGGGAAGCTCCCGCCCGACGCGGCTTTCCACCGTCGGTATTTTCGGAATTGCCCAAACTGGTCGAACGCGCAGGGAATTCAGACAAAGGCTCAATCACCGCGTTTTACACCGTGCTGGTGGAAGGCGATGACATGAGCGACCCGATTGCGGATGAAGTACGTTCCTTGCTGGATGGACACATTATGCTGTCACGCGACCTAGCGGCGGGCAATCATTATCCAGCGGTCGACATCCTCGCGAGTCTGAGCCGGATTATGCCGCAATTGGTTAGCCCCCAACACCGTGCCGCTGCCGCACACTTGCGCACTTTGATGGCGAAACACAAAGAAATCGAATTTTTGCTGCGCGTCGGTGAATACAAACACGGTTCCGACCCGCTTGCAGACGAAGCCATCCGTAAAATGGATGAAATTTTGCGCTTTCTTAAACAGCCTTCCCACGAATATTCCAGTTTTGATGACACCATCAACTGGCTAATCCAACTGGCAGGATAATCGCCATGAGCTTAGAACAATTAAAAACCATTCGCGCCCGCCGCATGGAACAACGTTTCATCGAATTGCAAGAACAACGCCGCATCTTGCAAACACACGAACAACAACTGCATGAAAAGGAACAACAACTGGTCAGCTTTGGGCAATGGCGACTGGAGCATCAGGAAGCGTTATTTGCCAACCTGAAAAATCAGCCGTTCGCCCCGCAAATGCTGTTTGAATACCAAAAAAATCTGGAAGATTTACGCTTGGAAGAAGAACGCTTACGCGCTGAACTCGCCGCTGCGCAACAAGGCTTGCAAACGGCTGCGACGCAAGTCCAAACCGCACAGCAGCATTCCAGCGAGGCCAACCTGAAACTGGAAAAGCTCAAGGAAATGATTAAAATGCAGGACGATAAAAAGTCCCACGAAGAGCTTGCTCAATAATCTGGATTTGTTGTTCCAGACTCGCATTCACGATGCCCAAATCCGACTCCAGAATGCAACCATCCACGGCTACTTGGTCATCGCCGACCACTTCCAAGCTGCTAAAGCGGTGCGGAATGGCATCCAACTGCTCCGAAATCGTTGCCTGCATCTGCGGGTGAACCCGAACCAACAATTTATGGCTGCCGCGCACCAATTCCAAACCACCCAACACCGCTTGCCGAACCCGTTCATCTTGGTCAAAGCTGTGAATCACTTTGCGCACTGCACCTGTAACCAATTCCACCAACTCGCCCTCCAGTGCCATCAGCGTGTCATTGACCCGTCCGGTAAATAGCACCATTTTTTCGGCGGCTTCCTGATCGGCACGTTCACGCCCTTGTTCTAAACCGCGTTTAATCGAACGCCCCAGCGCCACCGACATGACTTCTTCGCGCTGGCGGTGACGCGTTTCCAGATCGGACGCTAAACGTTCATACGCGACCAATTCCTCATAATCCGCCGCTTTCAGGACTTTTTGACCGGCGCGTAATTGTGCCTCTACCGGCTTAATTGAAAAGAATTTTGCCATCGCGACTGACCCCCATTTTAATTTCTATTGCTACTTTTTGTACTAATACCGCGCATTCAGCGGCTTGTGCATCCAAGGCTTGCCCAGATTTTGCGTAACGCTTCCACAACACATAATATTCGCGCTCCAACTTATAGACCAAACGCTTCCAGAAAGACGGTGGATAACCGGCAAATGCTGCCCGCAAACACAGCATTCCCGCCAACACAAAACGCTTTTTCAAACCGATGGGCGCAGGAAACGCAATGTCTGCACTGATATTGTGTGTCAGCAACGGCGCACGTTGTTGCACAAAACGGTATAAGTCATCGCCCAGCACCTGCTGGGTTTTCAGCAAATCTTCGCGAGTCACGATGCGGCGCAATAACTGAAAATGGAACATCGCACCTAAGTACAGCACCAATTGCCCTAACTCTTGCCCACGCCATAAGGCCAAGCGCGTCAAGGGTTTGCTGAAATCAAAAAATACGCTGTCATGCAAGCCCAAACGCTGCATCATGTGCTTCAATAAGCGGCTTTCCCCGCGTTCTTGCCCTAACAACGACTGCATCACTTTGCCATCGGGCATGGTTGCCAACCAACTGGGATGAATGTACGAATCCGGGCGGAAATTAAAGCGCCACACCGCCTGCGAAAATTCGTCAGTAATATCGAAGTGATTAGAAATGCTCATAATGCCAACGTTATAGTATTCAATATCTCGGCATTATTGCCTGCTCACACCACAGTAAGCAGGTATTTCCTGACAAAACTACTCGCCAGACTGAATCAGCGGTAGCCTAAGCCCGTGACTTGTTTGTGCAGCTTGGCGTTTTCATCGCTCAAATGGCGCACCAGAAAATCGAGGCTGCGCACCACAAATTCCAGCAAATTGGTGGCAATGTACGGCTCTTCGATACGGATACGGTTGTACATCTGGCGGTTAATTTCCAGCAAACGCACCCCGCTGCGCCGTGCTTTCAAACGCACGGTGCGTGGCTGGCGGTCAAAGAAAGACATTTCGCCCACCAAACTGCCGGGGTCTAATTGCCCGACTTCAAATTCGCGCTCACCATCGACTTGCAGTAATTTGACTGCCCCACCGATGACCAAGTAAAAGCGGTCACTGATTTCGCCGATGTCAGCAACAATTTCTTGCGAACCCAGTTCACGAATGCGGGTATAACGCAAAAATCGCACGACTTCATCGTCGGTTAGCGCGGCACAAAATTCCGGGCAGGTGTCTTTAATTTGCTGTAATAATTGAGAATTTACATGGTTCATGGTGCGTGATCCGGCAATAAATGAAATTGCCTGTATTATACGCGCAGAAATAAGCGTTGTCGGCAGGCACAGCGTATAATCGTTTTACTTTAACCCAAACAGGAATACCTTTTATGAGCATCAGTAACGAAGCCGTCGCCGCCATGATTCAAGCCCATTTGCCCGAAGCGCAAGTCACCATCAACGGTGATGGCTACAAATACGAAGCGGACGTGATCAGTGACGCCTTTGCAGGGTTAAACACCCTCAAGCGCCATCAACTGGTATACGCCGCCGTCAATGACGCGATTACGGCGGGTCAACTTCATGCGCTGACGATTCGCGCCAAAACCCCTGCGGAAGTTGCGTAATGGATGACAAAACCCGTACCCAACACCCGGTGCTGCAACCCATCAGTGACAAGGAATTAGCCCGCGAAAGCTGGAAAATCTTCCAAATCATGGGCGAATTTGTGGACGGTTTTGAACGCCTTGCCCACTTACGCCCATCCGTCAGCATCTTTGGTTCTGCCCGCACCCCGCCGGATGATCCGCTGTATCACCTGACCGAAACCATTGCCCACAAACTTTCCGATGCGGGCTTTGCTGTCGTCAGTGGCGGCGGCCCCGGTTTGATGGAAGCCGCCAATAAAGGCGCTAAGCGTGGCAAATCGCCCAGCATTGGTTTGAATATCCAGCTTCCACACGAACAACATTCCAACCAATATCAGGATATTTCGCTGTATTTCCGGCATTTTTTCTCGCGCAAAGTCATGTTCGTGAAACACGCTTCCGCCTACGTGGTCATGCCCGGTGGCTTTGGTACACTGGATGAATTGGCAGAAATCCTGACTTTGGTGCAAACCGCTAAAACCCGCAAAATCCCCATCGTGCTGGTGCACACCCCATTCTGGGAAGGCTTGGTCGGATGGTTCAAGCACACCCTGATAAAACAGGGTACAATCTCGGCAGGCGATTTGGATCTGTTTGTCCTGTTGGACGATGCCGATGCAATCGTCGAGCATATTTTTGGTTACTACGAACGCGCGGTATCGGGGCCATCCGCTGAAGAACGCGCTAAATTTATGGAGTTATAACAACAATGAACACACAACAATGGCTAACACTGGCATTCATCGCGCTGTTCAGCACCACGATTCATGCCGATGAAACTACCACCGATACGGATATTGCCAGCAAAATGAAGGTGGAAACGATCCGTGTCACCGACGATTTCGGCACGATTGAAGAAGAGCGCGTCGCCGCCATGCGCAGCGAAATCCGCTACGTACCGGCTGATGGCGAAGGCGGTTATAACTTAGTCGATTCAGTCAGTTCCCAAGGCAAAAGTCAAAATGCTCACCAAAGCCGTGACATGATGATTCCAAGCTGGAACGTCCTCTCTTGGTAAATGCATGTCAGTTTATACCCCCGTCAGCGCCACCGAACTCGAAACCTTTCTGCATGAATACCCCGTCGGAGCGCTGACGGATTATGCCGGTATCAGTGCAGGTGTCGAAAACAGCAATTTTTTCGTCACCACCACGCAAGGGGCATTTGTTCTCACCCTGTTTGAGCACCATACCCCGGCAGAACTGGGCTATTTTCTCGATCTCATGCAACATTGGGCGGATGCCGGTGTTCCCGTGGCTCGCCCCATTCCCAACCGTGCGGGGCAATTATTGGGTACGCTCAAGCACAAACCCGCTACGTTAGTGCTGCGTTTAGCGGGGCAACACATCGAGCACCCTACCCCCAAACAATGCGCCGCACTCGGCACAGCACTCGCGCACCTGCATCTTGCGGGGCAAACCTTCCCGCAGCAACGCGCCCCCGATCGTGGGCATGATTGGCGAATGCACACGGCGTCCCGCTTGCTGCCACACTTAAACCCAGCCGATGCCGCCTTGCTGCAAACCGAAATGGCATTCCAGCAAAGCATTCCGTTTGCGCAACTTCCCAGCGGTACGATTCACGCGGATTTGTTTCGGGATAATGTGCTGTTCCACGACGATCATCTGAGCGGCGTTTTGGATGTGTATTTTGCCTGCTACGATAACTGGTTGTATGACTTAGCAATCGTGGTCAATGACTGGTGCTGCCACGCGGATGGTTCACTGGATAATTTGCGGGTACAAGCTTGCCTGAATGCTTATCAAACGGTGCGCCCCTGGCAAGCCATCGAGCGACGTTATTGGTACGCAACATTACGGGCGGCGGCCTTACGTTTCTGGCTCTCACGTCTGGACGCGCAATTGAACCCACGCGCAGGCGACAATGTTTTGCAAAAAGACCCGGCAGAATTCCGTCGCAAATTGTTACAGCGCATTAACGCAAGCAACGTAACGGTCGATGCGCGGCGGCTTTTGTGCCCGCTGCCCGTGATTCGGGTGCAAACCGCCGTCGACAATTTGCCTGCTGGCGTTCACTTGACCGCGATTTGCACCGACCCCGGCGCATTGCACGACATTCCCGCATGGGCGCGGATTCACGGGCATACGGTATTGGAAACGCACAGCGAAGGGCGCGAACACGTCATCGTTTTACAAACAGGTTGGACACAATGAGCGGACATCAGCATACCGTCACCGATACCCGCACCGACGATAATAGCCGTAAAGCCGTCACCCAGCGCGTCGCTTTTGTCGGCATGAGTGTGAATATTTTTCTGGTGATTGTGCAAATCATCGGCGGCATTCTTACCCATTCGCAAGCGCTGATTGCGGATGCCATGCACACCCTGTCGGATTTGGTCGGCGATGTGGTGGTATTATTTGCCGCACATCATGCCAGCAAAGCCGCCGATGCCAACCACCCTTATGGGCATGGGCGTATTGAAACACTTGCCACCGTTATTCTCGGTTTACTATTGGGCGGGGTCGCGGCGGCGATTTTCCTGCAAGCATGGGACAGACTTTCCGGCGACGAACCGCTCATCACCCCCGAACCCTGGGCAATGGCGATCGCAGCATTAGCGATTATTGGCAAGGAAGGGCTTTACCACTACACCGTTCACGTTGCCAAACGCATCAGTTCGCCCATGCTCAAAGCCAGTGCATGGCATCACCGTTCGGATGCGATTTCCTCAGTATTGGTGTTGCTGGCAATTGGCGGGGCGCAATTGGGTTTCCCTTGGCTGGACTCGGTAGCGGCTATCTTGGTCGCCGCCATGATTTTTTACATGGCCATTCAGCTCATTTTGGAAAGCACCAGTGAATTGGTGGATACCGGGTTAGACGCGCAGGAAGTCCAAGAGATGCGTGATTTTATTTGTGCCATCGACGGCGTGGAAAGCGTGCATTTATTGCGCACGCGCCGCATGGGGGGACGGGTATTGGCCGATGCGCATTTGCAAGTCGATGGGCGCATCAGCGTTTCCGAAGGCCACCACATCAGTGATACCGTGATGTACCGTTTGCGGCGGCAATTTCCGGCGATTAGCGATGTTATTATTCATATTGATCCCGAAGACGATGAAACGGTACACCCCAGTAAAAACCTGCCCTCGCGGGTTGAATTATTAGCTGCACTGCACACACAGCCAGAAACGGCGGCATTATGGGACAGCATCGACGACCTCACTTTGCATTACCAAGGCGGCAAACTTCAACTCGACGTTATTTTGCTAACAACGCCGCCCGCAACAGCACTTTCAGGATTCAAAAACGCTTGTCGCAGCATTCCCGCCATTGAGTGCGTCAACTTTTTCACTAAAAAAGTGCATTAAGCGCAAATTAAGCACTTTTTTGGTGATTACAAAGAAACCCCTCCTAACCTCCCCTTATCAGGGGAGAGACCAGAAAGACTGCGCTTCTTCGCTCCTCCCCTTATAAGAAGAGGCTGGGAGGGATTTCTTAAAAATGGCATAAAACTTGCATTAAACCTCATCATTTCTGATTTATTGTATTGAACGAGGTTAATAGATGAGCAGCAATTTCGCGCGTACCCAAGCAATCCAAACCATCAGCCAGCGTTCCCCGATGGATCTCGGTAAGACCGATCCATTGAGCAAGATCTGGGCTTGTGACGTTTTCAATCTGGCACGCATGGAAGAATGCCTCTCCAAGAATGCGTTCAAAGCGATGAAGAAAACCTTCCAAACGGGCGCAACGTTAGACCCTGCCACAGCAGACGTGGTGGCGGCAGCGATGAAAGAATGGGCAATGTCCAAAGGCGCGAAATTCTTCTCGCACATCTTCTACCCGATGACCAATGCCACCGCTGAAAAGCATGATGGCTTCATTATCACCAGTCCAGAAGGCAATGCCATCACCGATTTCAGCGGCAGCCTGCTGATCAAAGGTGAACCGGACGGCTCATCGTTCCCGAACGGCAGCATTCGCGCCACCAACTCAGCGCGTGGTTACACGGCATGGGATCCGACCAGCCCTGCTTACATTATGCACACCGCCAATGGCGCAACGCTGATGATTCCGTGCGTCTTCCTGTCGTGGACGGGCGAAGCACTCGACAAGAAAATCCCCTTACTGCGCTCCAATGCAGCGATGAACAATGCCGCACAGCGCGTATTGAAATTGATGGGCGAAACAGAGGTTGCCACCCTCAACTCAAGCTGTGGCGCGGAACAAGAATACTTCCTGATCGATGAAGCTTTCGCCACTGCTCGCCCTGACATTTTACTGTCAGGCCGCACCTTATTTGGTGCAGCACCAGCGAAAGGTCAGCAATTCGACGACCATTATTTCGGCGCAATCCCAGAGCGCGTGCAAGTCTACATGCAAGACATCGAAGACAAGCTCTACCGCCTCGGCATTCCAGCCAAAACGCATCACAACGAAGTTGCACCGGGTCAGTTTGAAATTGCCCCTTACTTTGAAGCGGCAAACGTGGCAGCCGATCACCAGCAATTGCTGATGACCATTATGAAAACCACCGCGAAAGCCCACGGCTTCCTGTGCATGTTGCATGAAAAACCGTTTGCTGGCGTCAACGGTTCAGGCAAACACGTCAACTGGTCCGTCGGTAACAGCACTCAAGGTAACTTGCTTGACCCCGGCAGCACACCGGAAGAAAACCTGCACTTCTTGGCATTCTGTGGTGCAGTCATCCGTGGCGTGCATCAATTTGGCCCATTGCTGCGGGCGGTTATTGCTTCTGCCTCTAACGACCACCGTTTGGGTGCAAACGAAGCGCCTCCGGCCATTCTGTCCGTCTACTTGGGCGACCAACTCGAACAAGTCTTCAACGACATCAAAGCTGGTAAAATCCTCAAAACGGAAAAAGGCGGACAAATGGATTTGGGGCTGTCCCAAATTCTGAAATTTGAGCGTGACCCCGGCGACCGTAACCGCACGTCACCGTTCGCATTCACCGGCAACCGTTTTGAATTCCGCGCGGTTGGCTCGTCACAATCCGTGTCTGGCCCATTGGTTGCGATGAACACCATGCTGGCAGATTCCCTGAACTGGATGGCAGACAAACTGGAAGCCGAACTCAACGGCGGCAAAGACGTTGCCACGGCTACGCTGTCAGTACTGAAAGTTGTAATGGAACAACACGGTAACGTCGTTTTCGGCGGTAACGGCTACTCCCCGGATTGGCACAAAGCCGCCGTTGCAGAACGCGGTCTGAAAAACCTGCCAACCTCTGCGGATGCCCTGCCAGAATTGTTAAGCCAGGAAGTCTCCGGTTTGTTTGAACGCACCGGCGTTTTGACCCCGACCGAACTGCACAGCCGCTTTGAAGTGTACGCTGAACAATACGTCAACAGTATCGACGTCGAAGCCAAGCTGATGGTCAATATGGCAACCACCATGATCTATCCGGCAGCCGTCAGTTACCTGTCTGAACTCGCGGCTACCGCTGGCAACCTGCAAGAGTTGGGCATCACGCTGGATAACAGCGTTGCCACCAACGTTGCCACTGAAGCCAACGCACTGATGGTTGCTGTCGGTAAACTGAGCGCAGCGCGTGCTAAACACGACTTTGACAGCATTCAAGAGCACATGACATTCTTGGCTGACACTGTGCGTGGTTTAATGACGGAAGTCCGCGCTCATGCTGACACACTGGAAACCCTGATTTCTGATGAGATGTGGCCGTTACCAAAGTACAGCGAAATGCTGTTCATTAAGTAAGGCGTAATACCTGCTGGAGAGGCGTGATTTATCACGCCTTTCTTTTGCCCGTTATTTACAGCCCCCCTTAGTCTGAGTAACATCCCTGTTTATCAGAAAAACCATCCGTTACCCATTCATTAGGAGACACATCATGTCTGCACAAGACGTTCTCAACATGATCAAAGACAACGACGCCAAATACGTCGATTTCCGCTTCACTGACACCAGCGGCAAAGAGCATCATGTTACCGTTCCCGCTTACACGGTCGAAGAAGACACCTTCACCGAAGGTAAAATGTTCGATGGCTCTTCTATTGCTGGCTGGAAAGGCATTAACGAGTCCGACATGATCCTCATGCCTGACCCGGCAACGGCTTTCGTCGACCCGTTCTTCCAAGACGTCACCGTCAATATTACCTGCGGCATCGTTGACCCAACCACCATGGAAGGCTACGAGCGTGACCCACGTTCCATTGCAATGCGTGCCGAAGCTTACCTAAAATCCACCGGCATTGCGGATACCGCATTCTTTGGCCCAGAA
The sequence above is drawn from the Thiothrix subterranea genome and encodes:
- a CDS encoding SctK family type III secretion system sorting platform protein; protein product: MSISNHFDITDEFSQAVWRFNFRPDSYIHPSWLATMPDGKVMQSLLGQERGESRLLKHMMQRLGLHDSVFFDFSKPLTRLALWRGQELGQLVLYLGAMFHFQLLRRIVTREDLLKTQQVLGDDLYRFVQQRAPLLTHNISADIAFPAPIGLKKRFVLAGMLCLRAAFAGYPPSFWKRLVYKLEREYYVLWKRYAKSGQALDAQAAECAVLVQKVAIEIKMGVSRDGKILFN
- a CDS encoding BolA family protein; this translates as MSISNEAVAAMIQAHLPEAQVTINGDGYKYEADVISDAFAGLNTLKRHQLVYAAVNDAITAGQLHALTIRAKTPAEVA
- a CDS encoding Crp/Fnr family transcriptional regulator; this translates as MNHVNSQLLQQIKDTCPEFCAALTDDEVVRFLRYTRIRELGSQEIVADIGEISDRFYLVIGGAVKLLQVDGEREFEVGQLDPGSLVGEMSFFDRQPRTVRLKARRSGVRLLEINRQMYNRIRIEEPYIATNLLEFVVRSLDFLVRHLSDENAKLHKQVTGLGYR
- a CDS encoding cation diffusion facilitator family transporter, with product MSGHQHTVTDTRTDDNSRKAVTQRVAFVGMSVNIFLVIVQIIGGILTHSQALIADAMHTLSDLVGDVVVLFAAHHASKAADANHPYGHGRIETLATVILGLLLGGVAAAIFLQAWDRLSGDEPLITPEPWAMAIAALAIIGKEGLYHYTVHVAKRISSPMLKASAWHHRSDAISSVLVLLAIGGAQLGFPWLDSVAAILVAAMIFYMAIQLILESTSELVDTGLDAQEVQEMRDFICAIDGVESVHLLRTRRMGGRVLADAHLQVDGRISVSEGHHISDTVMYRLRRQFPAISDVIIHIDPEDDETVHPSKNLPSRVELLAALHTQPETAALWDSIDDLTLHYQGGKLQLDVILLTTPPATALSGFKNACRSIPAIECVNFFTKKVH
- a CDS encoding TIGR00730 family Rossman fold protein, with protein sequence MDDKTRTQHPVLQPISDKELARESWKIFQIMGEFVDGFERLAHLRPSVSIFGSARTPPDDPLYHLTETIAHKLSDAGFAVVSGGGPGLMEAANKGAKRGKSPSIGLNIQLPHEQHSNQYQDISLYFRHFFSRKVMFVKHASAYVVMPGGFGTLDELAEILTLVQTAKTRKIPIVLVHTPFWEGLVGWFKHTLIKQGTISAGDLDLFVLLDDADAIVEHIFGYYERAVSGPSAEERAKFMEL
- a CDS encoding homoserine kinase; protein product: MSVYTPVSATELETFLHEYPVGALTDYAGISAGVENSNFFVTTTQGAFVLTLFEHHTPAELGYFLDLMQHWADAGVPVARPIPNRAGQLLGTLKHKPATLVLRLAGQHIEHPTPKQCAALGTALAHLHLAGQTFPQQRAPDRGHDWRMHTASRLLPHLNPADAALLQTEMAFQQSIPFAQLPSGTIHADLFRDNVLFHDDHLSGVLDVYFACYDNWLYDLAIVVNDWCCHADGSLDNLRVQACLNAYQTVRPWQAIERRYWYATLRAAALRFWLSRLDAQLNPRAGDNVLQKDPAEFRRKLLQRINASNVTVDARRLLCPLPVIRVQTAVDNLPAGVHLTAICTDPGALHDIPAWARIHGHTVLETHSEGREHVIVLQTGWTQ
- the sctL gene encoding type III secretion system stator protein SctL, translating into MAKFFSIKPVEAQLRAGQKVLKAADYEELVAYERLASDLETRHRQREEVMSVALGRSIKRGLEQGRERADQEAAEKMVLFTGRVNDTLMALEGELVELVTGAVRKVIHSFDQDERVRQAVLGGLELVRGSHKLLVRVHPQMQATISEQLDAIPHRFSSLEVVGDDQVAVDGCILESDLGIVNASLEQQIQIIEQALRGTFYRPAF